GAGTAGTCGAACTCGCAGGCCTGACCTATGATAATGGGGCCTGCGCCAATGATAAGAATCTTTTTAATATCGGTTCTCTTGGGCATTATTTCATTAACCCCACAAATTCCTTAAACAAGTAATGGGCGTCATGAGGGCCGGGCGAGGCCTCGGGATGGTACTGCACGGAAAAAACCGGCAACTTGTTATGCCGGATGCCTTCCACTGTGTTGTCATTGAGATTGATGTGCGTCACCGTGGCCTCTCCCTTTGGCAGGGAGTCGAAATCCACGGAAAAGCCGTGATTCTGGCTGGTGATCTCAATGGCGCCCGTCGGCAAGTACTTCACCGGCTGGTTGATGCCCCTGTGTCCGAATTTCATCTTATACGTCTTGCCGCCGAGAGCCAGGCCAAGCAACTGGTTGCCCAGGCATATGCCGAACAACGGCTTGTAGCCGATCAACGGTTGAATGTTCTTCACCGCGTACTTGAGCGGCTCCGGGTCGCCCGGGCCGTTGCTTAAAAACACGCCGTCCGGGTTCATGGCCTTGACTTCATCCGCCGTCGTGGAGGCGGGAACCACAAATACCTCGCAGCCCAGGCCTTCCAGGCAGCGCAGGATGTTGTACTTGATGCCGTAGTCAAAGGCGACCACGCAATGCTTGTCCCCGCGATGACGCCAGATTTTCGGCTGCTGCCATTCGTTTTCCGTGACCGCTTCCACCTTGCCGTCAACCCATCTGTAGGGCCTGTCCGTGGTTACGCCGGTCACCAGATCCGACCCCGCCATGGACGGAATGGCCCGGGCCTTGGCCGCCAAAGATTCGGGATCAAGATCCCGGGTGGATATCATGGCGCGCATGGCGCCTTTGCTGCGTATATGCCGGGTGAGCGCACGGGTGTCGAAATCATGCACACCCAGAACCCCCTGGCTTTGCAAATAATCGGCCAGGCTTCGGAGCGAAGTGAAATTGCTGGGATATGGCTGGTATTGTCGGAGAAGAAAGGCTGCAACCTGGATGCGGTTTGATTCCACATCCTCGTCATTGATTCCATAGTTGCCAATCAGGGGGTAGGTCATGGTCACCATCTGCCCCCGGTAGGAGGGGTCGGTAAGCACCTCCTGGTAACCGCTCATGCCCGTGTTAAACACCACCTCGCCCTGGGCTTCCCCAGAGCCGGTGAATGAGCGGCACTTGAACGTCCGGCCATCTTCTAAAGCCAGCAAGGCTTTCATGTATGATCCTCGTTGCTCAATTCATTGCGAATGATCGCAATCTACAATCCATTAGTATTACTTAATATTTTCCTAACGCGGAAAAAGCGTCGGATTCCGCATATCATACCCACGGTTTTTATCAACCTGTTTTTCCCGGTTTTCAGGGGGGAAAGTCCGGTTGCATCCGCTTCTCCTTTTTCATGGAAAAATGCAACGGACCCATTTTGATATTCAAATATCATACCATATATAGGTCGGCCGGTCTCACCATTTTTAAAATGCGCACGGAAGCCCCATACGTCCAGAGGCCCTCTTGGACTTTTCAATAGTTTTCCCTCAGTTTATTCTTTTCATCCCGGATTGTGTTAACGTTCAAGAAACTGTTAAGGCTATCCCGATAGCTCCCTTTGCTGGACGGCCAACAGGATGGTTTCAGCAAAATGGGAGAATGATGGGGAGCCAGGAAAGCACTTCCTTCCGTTTCTTCAGAAATAAAGATACGGCACGTTTAAGGCAATGCCGCCTGAGGTTAATAGCCATTGCGGCAAGTTAACCGGTCAAGTCTAAAACTTTTTAATCCGATGGAGTAACTGATCGCGATGGTTTTTAAACCCCTTATTGGGACCGAGGCCGATTGCCAATGAGTTTGAAACATTTTGTCATGAATAATTTCAGTTGCACCGGTTCGACTAAGGCTTTACTTTGTAAACGGGATTTGATTTAATAATAATCCTTCTTTTGAAAGGGCGCATACCAAAGATGACAGATTACGCTAAAATAGACCTTTTATTTCAATATATTTTAACCCTGGCTGGGGAAGAGGAATGGGATGACAGGGAACTCGGACCCATTCATCTTATAAAATACCTTTATCTTTCCGACTTGGCCTATGCGGAGCGGAACAACGGAGAAACGTTCACCGGTCTGCCATGGCGATTTTACCACTTTGGTCCGTGGGCCGAGGAAGCTCATGGACGGATAGAGCCTGCTTTAATGGCCATCGGGTCGGAAAAGCGGACTTTTTCCACCCTAAAATACGATGAGGTCAGGCGGTACTCCCCAAAAAAAAGCAGCCATTTACTCCATCAATTGGAGCAACAGGTTCCTCTTTCCATTGACGGACCGCTTCGGAAAGCTGTTCATAAATTCGGTTCCGACACTGAAAGTCTTTTGGATCATACATACAGGACCTTGCCCATGTTGACGGCTGCCCCCAATGAATTGCTAGATTTTTCCCGAGCCGCTTTAAAGCAGGTCGTGCGTGAGGAGGAGGAAAAACCCAAAACGTTGACTACGCGGCAAATGAAAAAACGGAAGCAGGCTATAGAAGACCTTAAAAACAGGTTAAAGAACAGCTCTCCCCCCAAGGACGACGCCTTAGTCACTCCGGAGGAAGAGCCTCGCTATGACGATGTCTTTTTTGAAGGGGTGGAATGGCTGGATCTTCTCGCTGGTGAACCGGTTACGCCCTTGGAAGGGACGGCGCACTTCAGCCCGGATGTCTGGAAATCAAAGGCCAGATATGACTCGGAAATATCCTGAGAACACATTTCAACATTGCTTAGGTGAATGGTGGGAAGAAGATGAGGGTAAAGACTATTGCAGAGGGAGGCTAGTCCGGGTTTTCATCCCTCATGTTGATCAGACGCCTTCCCAAATGATACCCACGGGCCGTGAAGAACCCACAAATCACGAAAAGGCCCAATTTAAAATTAGCCCGCTGCGCACCCATCAGCAGCAGCCCTCCCTAAAACTGCCGGTGGCGGCAATGCCAGCCTATCCCGGCGAAGTCCGGGCCGTATATCGAGCCAAGCT
This portion of the Desulfatibacillum aliphaticivorans DSM 15576 genome encodes:
- the carA gene encoding glutamine-hydrolyzing carbamoyl-phosphate synthase small subunit; translated protein: MKALLALEDGRTFKCRSFTGSGEAQGEVVFNTGMSGYQEVLTDPSYRGQMVTMTYPLIGNYGINDEDVESNRIQVAAFLLRQYQPYPSNFTSLRSLADYLQSQGVLGVHDFDTRALTRHIRSKGAMRAMISTRDLDPESLAAKARAIPSMAGSDLVTGVTTDRPYRWVDGKVEAVTENEWQQPKIWRHRGDKHCVVAFDYGIKYNILRCLEGLGCEVFVVPASTTADEVKAMNPDGVFLSNGPGDPEPLKYAVKNIQPLIGYKPLFGICLGNQLLGLALGGKTYKMKFGHRGINQPVKYLPTGAIEITSQNHGFSVDFDSLPKGEATVTHINLNDNTVEGIRHNKLPVFSVQYHPEASPGPHDAHYLFKEFVGLMK